Genomic DNA from Coffea arabica cultivar ET-39 chromosome 7e, Coffea Arabica ET-39 HiFi, whole genome shotgun sequence:
TTGTCTCGGAAAGCCATGTGATGTGATTCATTTTGATCTTGAGTTTTTTGGGTTTGTTCCAGAGTAATGTACTCATTTCATTTCTCAGCTTTCTGATTAATCGTTCAATTCATTGTAACACGAGGCTTACATAGGATGGTAGTACTACTTGTGGTTGAGGCCACTCTCATTCGATTTACTCTCTTTTTACCCTTCGGGCTTGGAGCGTCCTTTACAAAGATAAGAAATTTTGTATTGTAAGACATGAGCATTGATCTCTCCCTTGAGCTTTCCCAGCTAGAGACAGTTATTTGTGACACGAATTATATGAGCAACGTTCTCCTTGACTATTAACGTTTATTTTAGTATTATTGTTAATTCGCACCATTACTCAAGGTGGGTTTTAGAGCGCAACGTTCCCTGCTgaacttcttctcttttttttttttttttttctttcctttcggtTGGGTGACTGACGGGTTCTTGTGCTTCCGCACAAATGTCTCATTATTAAAATTAAGTAGGGAGTTGGACCTTCCTAATGCTGCTCTTATCACGTTGGcctgttcttttcttttaaacTGGTGTTAGACTGGTTGTCTAGTTATTTTTGcgttaactttttttttttccaaagacCCGTAGAAAGTAGAGGTCTGAGTAAAGTCCACCTTTAAAGTATCGGTCGAATTTGGTCCTTGTATCAGATAGCATTTGGGATTTACTTGTACACTACCATTGTTTAAACCTAAGCACTGTTGAAACCAGGAAATAAATTTGGATACTAACTGTCGGATACAGTAAAGGCCGCGAGTTTGAATTTGGTCGTTGATGATGCAAGGATTATATTGACGGATAATCTGTAAAAACCTCTATAAATGATTTTGGCTGTTGATGTGAGGGTTGAATTGTGTTGACGAatgatttataaaaataaatgtCTGCAAATGACTCGTGGTCCCGGAGCAGGTGTGCTTACCATGGGGGAAGAAACTTGTCCACGGAGAACGGTGGAAGATGATGGTGTAGTAGGCAGTTTACACCATCAATtgaccttcttcttcttctttttttttttttttttttcctttttagtttttCGTTCGATGGGAAAATCATTTGACTTGCTCGGGGAGTGAGTACCTTCCCAACTATGAATTGATCtgtgcatttttattttattctattctCTTATTGTTGTTCCCTATTTCTTTGGTTGGAAAATGCCCACTCCTTCGCGTAAACAGGCAAGACAGCGACACCACAGAAACGAAGAGAGGAAACAGGCCCGAAAGTGGCAGGAAAATTTCAGTGGAAAGACCAGGCACCTCTTGCTTAAGAATCTTACGGGGTACGTAATTAATTTATCGACCTACCGAAAGTTTGTTTCTTAATTCTTATCATCGTCCATCTCTCTTAGTTATTATGATACAGTAGTATTATCAAACTTGGAAGCTCAGTTGTTGCGGACAAAGCACGTCACGGTCACCCACCCCAAAACTAGAAAATGAGCCAATCATGCAAGTAAGCAATGATCCTCTCCCTATCAACTTAACGTATGATTACCCGCCGGAATCCCAATTCCAATTTGTCATCTTAACGGTTGCAGGTTTAGCAGTGGACTGGAATTGGCAAATTTGGTGGTAAACTCAGAACTGCTCCATCGTTCCTGGGATGCAATTTCTGACCTTGAAAAACGTTCCTGCACCCATGTTCCAGACCTTCCCTTATCTGTTGAATACAAAGAATGTGAACATCCAGGTATGGGTACCATCGTCGCTTTCGCTTGCCCATCCTCTGTAAATGTGCAGCAGCTTGAAAGAGTAGGTACAGACTTGGTTTCAGCAGATGAAATTGCCGGCTTCTTTTCTATGTTTGACTTCGTGCGGACCAAAGTCAACCCATCCTTCTCCGTCCACAAAGCTGCTGCATCGCTTTTTAGCTCTCATATACACTTGCTCTCCCTCCTGAAAGAGAAGgtaaatttcttctttttatgtAAGCCGCCACATTCATGTCTTAAAAATCGCGGCTAAATTGGGTAGGATTTTGTATTGCCAGTTAAATGAAGTTGGAATTTACCCTTCGATTTCAGTGTTGTTTTCTACTATCAGCTAACATATAGTATTTCAAATGGATAATAATCGACTCCGCCATATCGCGCGGTGGATTCAAGAAACCCTTTAGAAGAAGATTTTCTATTGTGTCGTTGGAAGTATTATATGGCTGCTAGAATCACAGTCCCGGGGATGCTGTACTTAATAAAACCACCCAAATGGATTCAAAAATCAAGAACACAAAATGTACCTCTAACTGCACTCGAGGCTTCACTTTACTTCAACCATGGTGGGTCTTTTAGGAGCATTGGCCTTTCTGCGCGTACAACATATATGTTGTGTTTTACATTCACGAGCTTGAGCATGTCGGCCTGTAAGAGGTTAAGAAATTGGCGTGATGTATAATTAGGCTAAATCCAAGAGTGTTATTACTTGATCCCTACTGCTCAATCTCAAGACAGATcacacaatggtcattgatcaATCCAGCATTTGCTTTTCTTGTATCTGAAAGTGAAAGATGGTGAGAATGTCATATGGATTACCTATGGTAGTGCTTAACCTTTTTGAGTGCTGATCACTCAAACTTTCTTGTGGAAAGCAACTAATTTTGCGCTTTCTGAATGCAGCATGGCAATTCCAGTCCACTAATCATTACAGGCCAGTCCATGGGAGGATCAATTGCATCTCTTTTTACTTTATGGCTTCTTGGCGACATTCCCACCAAGGCCACCAAACGTCCACTTTGTGTCACCTTTGGCTCGCCACTTCTAGGTGACCGCAACTTCCAGAATGCTATATCAGAACGTCCAACATGGAATTCATGCTTTTTGCACGTAGTCTCACCTCAAGATCCTATTCCCAACACCTTTGTGTCATCCTATGGTTATCTTAGTAACAGTTCAATTTCCCAAACTGGCTACATGCCAGTTGGTACGTTTTTGTTTTGCTCAGAAAGAGATGGAGATAGTGCTTGTTTCGAGGAACCTCGATCTGTTGTGCAACTGATGTTGGCAATGAGCTCAGAACTCGAAGAAGAGCAACGCCAGAAAAGGAATCTTCAAAATGTAGATTACGGGCTCATTTTGGAGCGTCTAAAACACTATAATCCAGTACGCAAGGAATATTCACCTCTTCATCAATCAAATATAAACCCTCTTGAAGCAGAAACTATGATACAGTTGGCAGCTATTGGAGTCAAGAGATTACAGGTAAGTTACTTTACCATAATACGTGATGAAAgtcattttttctttaaaggATATTGATCTCAACAAGACAGCAGGGAAACCAGGGCAACCATATGACTACCTCTCTGATAGCAAATGTAGCAAGCTGGACGGAAGATTATCTAACACAGAGGAGGAATATCTTTGATCCTACAAAGAAACTGAATGACATAAAAATAGATATGACTTATCTGGAATGGTACAAGAAGGTGTCGATTGAGCAGGGAGGATACTATGATAGTTACAAACTTTGGCGCTGGAAAAGTAGGGATGAAATCAAAAGCAGACATGAAATCATGAAGCGCAAGAGAATTCTCACTCGATACTGGAGAGGCATAGTCGATGAAGCAGAGCAAATGCCTCAAAAAGAAGGTTGGGCTTTTCGGACTCGTGGGCTTTATGCAGGAACCAATTACCGAAGAATGGTTGAACCACTTGACATAGCTGAGTACTACGGTGAGGGAAAGAAAGATTATCTAACTCAAGGAAGACCCAAACATTACAGGTTGTTGGAACAATGGTTGAACGAGGACAAGCAGCCTGGGACTGGGAATAGAAACTCAAGGAGCAAGGCTTGTAGTCTCACAGAGGATTCTTGCTTTTGGGCTCATGTGGAGGAGGCTACTCTATGTTGCAATGCATTGAAGGATGGCCAAAGCAGCCTAAAAGACAGAGAAACATCAAGGAAAAGGCTCGTTGAATTTGAGCAATATGCCATGGATTTGATAAATAACTATTCGGTGTCTGTTGAGGTTTTCCTGGAGCAGAGCAGCTTCATGCAATGGTGGAATGGGTATTCTGAACTCATCGACCTCATAGGAGGATTTTTATGTCAGTCTCCCTTGAGGGATTTCATGAAGAACAAGCGCTATAGAAATTATGCTTAGGGAGTCGGAAAATAATAATGATGTGTAAAAATTGCTTGGGTCATTTTTCAATACAATAATAGAAAGGTAACAGCAGCCACCATCTCAGGAAAGGAGACACGAGATTCCAAAATGGAAATGTGGACCAGTTTTTAGTTGTAGCATCCAATGCCTGCATGGATTTGAACCCCATCCATCACCCCTTTCAATGGagaaacccccaaaaaaaaaaaaaagaattaactaaTGACCTAagcacttttttttcctttttttttttaaaaaaaaaaaataagaacgGTTGGAGAAGTAGTTGTTCCTTGAATGGTAATTGGCAAGTTCAATTATATTGGAGACCGCAAATTAGACTAAAATCTTGCAAATCGAAATTATGCACTTTGGTGACGGATTAAAATCTTTCATGCATTAATAGGTGTGATAAATTTTAGCACAAGCAAATTCAAATGCATGATGTATGATTTCTGTTTGAATTCGGAATTGTCTTTTTGTATGTTCATAATGCATCAATACCTAttactaatatttttttaaaaaaaataattacacACTATAACgtaaagaataataataattacaCACTACAGTAACTCTTAACGTAATTAACAAGTAAGTGCTCAgagaatttgttaactttttttTACCGTTACAGTAGTATTGTCCCATGAACTGATAAATAGCTGGCACCCACTGGTTCTCTCCCGGTAATCAAGGTCCATAGCTGGCCTGCTATAATTGGTGAACGACGCGCCGCGATACCACATACAAACTACACAAGGCGAGTTACTTAAGGCCGATCCATATAAAAGACATAATTTGGAAAGAATACCGTGCGGACCCACAAGGCTGGCTGGATCGTGAAATACACGAAACGAAAACACCCTCCTGTTCCGGAGATTCTATTGGCCCCAAACCCGGTATTGAAGATTTGACTAAATGCATAAAGACTTGTTTTTCACCAGATTAGACTTACATAATCATCATTTAATGTATTGTCTGGTCATGGTGCTGCACTTTCACCATGTCCTACTGTAACAAATTTTGAAACATTAATGCCCTAACATTCTCCATCTCCATCCCAATCCTCTAGCTTTGAATTCACAGCTGTAATTTAAACCCTACACCCCACCCCAAAGACAAACAAAAAAagccaccaatcatgaattacaGCCCAAACGAATCACGGCGCAATTGCGTGATTGTTCAATTATGCAAAGCAGCTGATGGTAGCTCCATCTTTAACTATGCAGATGCTGGCACATCCCATCGTATGAGTTGTCCGCTTAAAGCCATGAAACCAGAAAGATGGAAGAATATCTTATCTATGGAAAAAATACGTAGGTATTAGTCGGATCACGACGGGCCTCCTCTGTCGAGGATAAAATGAAGGcttctctttaatttttttcttctttttttcccacACCAAAGTCTTACCCATTTGCatcttcctcttttttctttttttttttcctgggtAAGAATATGCATCTTCCTTAAatctatttattttataattctaTTTATTTTCACTTGAGGCAAACTGATTCGAATTGAAACTTGGTGAGGCCCCTTATTAGTAGCCTTCCGCGAACTTTTACTGGCAAACAGTGATGAAGGTCGTCCACGACCGCCGTCCGTCAGGTCTTAAAGTtattttctatcaaaaaatttttacgtttttatgaatatattttttaattatttttttatcttatatatatttatatatatattaaattgttATAATATATTTTCTCCAAAAAACTTTAGAAAATTATAATCTAAACAAGAGCTTGGAATATTAACGTAGAAATccacaaacaaaaaaattgggaagaaaagaagaaaacaagagCATGCGATGCGTGATCCAGGATTCCAGATGCAACACCACCGACGGGACAACCGTGCAAACTGCAAAGTGCAAACTCTGCACTGGTGGACCCCTCCACCCCATTGCTGGCCCCCGTGATTAATGCTTAAACCATTTGCCGCGTGTTCCCAAGTCTCCCTTCATTAGCCCCCACAACCCAAAACCTAATACTTCTTCCCCTGCGTCTCCCTCTCCCAACCGGATCCGGGGGATCACGGACAAGGAATTAATTTTGTTTAACAACGATAGTATTTATataagggttaatcacattttatccctttAAAAAATAcctcatttctcagtttacctcctaacctttaattttgcttacttaaccccctttaggacaaaattgcccttgcattattttgacttttcatttaccttattttcctttcttttatttctttttctctttcttctttatttaatttttcctctttcccacaaaaatttcaccttaatgattgaaattaaaagagaggaattgcagagatctatcttctccttaaatgattaaaaaaatattcaaattacttccctaaaatacaattttttttagcctttcaattcttttaattttggatttcctctttcctttctagtttctcattttattctcaagaaaatatcataagatgaaattgtttttctttcttttatttatttttctctttcttctctctttcatccttcccaatagaaattccatttcaacgaaaatttttgttttgagtttgtaattgcatatttctgggtgaaggtttaaaaggtatcaaaaactaattttaattttttgtatgatgccacgtgtcacaaatttcaattgatgattattaatcagatcacaatttcatcttaagatattttcttgggaataaaatgataaactagaaaggaaagaggaaaacccaaaattaaaagaattgaaaacctAAAATAATTGTATTTTagaaaagtgatttgaatatttttttaatcatttaaagagaagatagatctttgcaattcctcttttttaatttcaatcattaaggtgaaaatttttgtggaaaagaggaagaattaaataaagaagaacgagaaaaagaaataaaagaaaggaaaataaggtaaataaaaagtcaaaataatgcaagggcaattttgttctaaagggggttaagtgagcaaaattaaagattatgaggtaaactgagaaatggggtattctttaaggggaaaaaatgtgattaaccctttaTATAATCTACTTTATCCTATCATTATAGAGGGGGAGGGGGACCTAACTTATGGAAGGAAGTCACTGAAGTGGCAAGTCATAAATAGTAATCGATAGTAGGAAACGTTTAAATTCTTGGCCTTTCACCCACAGTCAAGAAGTTTTAGTAATAACTAACGGACCAATTGGCTATTTAATGACGCAACCAAGACTTAATGATGTGatgctttttaaatttttgtaataatACCTTTATAtgaaatatttgtaaaactttatATCGGACGTATAATTATTATGCATgaaattcatataaataatattaataaaatatTACATTCTTGTTATAAGCATGTACAAATAGTTAAAAAACAGTTATAACTTATTTTAGAAAATGTTACACTATTCTAGCATTATTGACAATCGTCACTGCCCTGCATCTCTTGCAAGAGTAAAGCAGTAAACaaactttttttccccttttttttaacCTAATCTAATTAGATTTACCCTTCTCCGTTACTAATTAAGGTGACAAAGTCCTCATAAGTACTACAAGAGTAAAGAAGTtctcagcttttttttttttttttggttcctttCTTTTAATCTCATCTCTAAATTCAGAGGCGGCATTATTGGTTTCCCTCTCCACCATCTAATCCCCACTAAGTGATACTAGTCGCGTAGTCCAGAGGAGGGAGAACAGAAAGATACAGCCAGCAActtcattctctctctctctctctcactcactCTGAGTCTTTCTGACAGAAGAAGatttcctcctcctccacccccacccccaccccggCGCATCCCCAAACAAAACCCCCAAATTGGTTGCAGCGGTAGCGCATAGCAATGGCTTTAACAGCTGCTGCTTTACCATTCTTTGTTTTGGTGTCTTCAATATGCATTGATGTTTCCTCAGCCTCCCAATCCCATTACCGGCAAATTCGGCCCCCGCAGCTCACCACCAACTATTATCAGAAAAGCTGCCCCAGATTTGAGCAGATCATACAAGACACCACCACTAACAAGCAGATCAGCTCCCCCACCACCGCCGCCGCCACCCTCCGCCTCTTCTTCCACGACGCCCTCCTCCAAGGCTGCGACGCCTCCGTCCTCATCTCCTCCACTCCCTTCAACAAGGCAGAACGCGACGCCGACATTAACCTCTCCCTCCCTGGCGACGGCTTCGACGTCGTCGTCCGCGCCAAGACCGCCCTCGAGCTCGCCTGCCCCGGCGTCGTCTCCTGCGCCGACATCTTGGCCGTCGCCACCCGCAACCTGGTCACCATGGCCGGCGGCCCTTACTACCCGGTTAGACTCGGCCGCCGGGACGGTTTAGTCTCCAAAGCATCCGCCGTCCAAGGAAATCTTCCCCTCCCCACAATGTCCCTGACTGAAATCATCAAAATATTCGGGTCCAGGGGCTTTTCGGTCCAAGAAATGGTGGCGCTCTCCGGCGCTCACACCATAGGATTCTCGCATTGCAAGGAATTCAGCTCAAACATCTACAACTACAGCAGGGCCTTAGAGTCGGATCCCTCCTACAACCCGAGGTTCGCGGCGGCATTGAGAAATGCTTGTGCGGATTACAAGAAGAATCCGACGTTGTCGGTGTTCAACGACGTAATGAGCCCGAACAAGTTCGACAATAAGTACTTCCAGAACTTGCCGGAGGGGCTGGGGGTTTTGTCGTCGGACCGAAGCTTGCACTCGGATGAGAGGACGAGGCCGTACGTGGAGCTGTACGCTAAGGATCAGGATGCATTCTTCAAGGCATTTGGTCTGGCAATGCAGAAGCTGAGCGAGTATGGTGTGAAGACTGGAGGGGAAGGTGAGATTAGACGAAGGTGCGATGCTTTCAACAACTGATCGAGTGCAATACTGTGAAAAATTCAGGGAGGGACTGTACGTTTAAATATTTTGGTTGATCTCAGCTCTTCTTTCGTTCTTTCTTTGTTTGCTTACCTTAccatttttttgtatttttcaatTGAGAGAATTTATTTATGCATACACAAAATATTTACTACTAGtatttaaaatgaaattaaaaaaaaaaattcctgtaATAGCACTAGTCGTCCTAGTCATTCATAAGCCAAGTGCAAATAAATCACCATTAAGATTAGTGTTAGTACTATAATACAGAtgcatataataataataattcctTGCTTTTAGCTCCATACTTCCTTACTTTGCTATGGACATAATAATAAATCTGCTCCGTCCCTCCCTTTAGCCTCCAAACCAAGTACAGTACGCTTTGAATATCAGTAAAATGTTAAGAACCCAAATTAGTAGTACTATTCTGTTTATGGGATTCGCAGCAGAGCAGACAGATAGGTAGGTCaatgattgattgattgattgattgattgattgattgatctCTACATGTTGTTGTGTTGAAAATAAAATTGGGACCtgattattatcattatttaaAGAATCCTATGTTGGGAAGGGGGGGCAACTTCAGTTCTCTGTCAACTAGGGAGCGTGTATTGAAGCTGGAATTCTTGGTTCTAGGAATGGGAGCAATTACAAAGATCTGCTCCATCTTAAAAATGCTTCCCTTTAATTGAAGCTGGTTTCCTACCGGAAAGCCAGTGGTGAAGAGACTTTGTCCAGGGTGTGGTACTAAGACTTCTTCGACTGCTCCATCCAAGAAATTTGCAACTGCAGCTACCGATTTTGACATGAACCCTGCCTATCAAAGAGCCCAATTGCCTTGTTAGTCTGGAATGTGACATCCATGGTTCGGAAAACAAAAATCGTAAAAAGTTTGCATTAGCAATCATCATCATATGCTGCACGCAAAAGAGATCCAACAATTGGGCGGC
This window encodes:
- the LOC113722828 gene encoding senescence-associated carboxylesterase 101-like isoform X1, coding for MSQSCKFSSGLELANLVVNSELLHRSWDAISDLEKRSCTHVPDLPLSVEYKECEHPGMGTIVAFACPSSVNVQQLERVGTDLVSADEIAGFFSMFDFVRTKVNPSFSVHKAAASLFSSHIHLLSLLKEKHGNSSPLIITGQSMGGSIASLFTLWLLGDIPTKATKRPLCVTFGSPLLGDRNFQNAISERPTWNSCFLHVVSPQDPIPNTFVSSYGYLSNSSISQTGYMPVGTFLFCSERDGDSACFEEPRSVVQLMLAMSSELEEEQRQKRNLQNVDYGLILERLKHYNPVRKEYSPLHQSNINPLEAETMIQLAAIGVKRLQQGNQGNHMTTSLIANVASWTEDYLTQRRNIFDPTKKLNDIKIDMTYLEWYKKVSIEQGGYYDSYKLWRWKSRDEIKSRHEIMKRKRILTRYWRGIVDEAEQMPQKEGWAFRTRGLYAGTNYRRMVEPLDIAEYYGEGKKDYLTQGRPKHYRLLEQWLNEDKQPGTGNRNSRSKACSLTEDSCFWAHVEEATLCCNALKDGQSSLKDRETSRKRLVEFEQYAMDLINNYSVSVEVFLEQSSFMQWWNGYSELIDLIGGFLCQSPLRDFMKNKRYRNYA
- the LOC113722828 gene encoding senescence-associated carboxylesterase 101-like isoform X2; translated protein: MSQSCKFSSGLELANLVVNSELLHRSWDAISDLEKRSCTHVPDLPLSVEYKECEHPGMGTIVAFACPSSVNVQQLERVGTDLVSADEIAGFFSMFDFVRTKVNPSFSVHKAAASLFSSHIHLLSLLKEKHGNSSPLIITGQSMGGSIASLFTLWLLGDIPTKATKRPLCVTFGSPLLGDRNFQNAISERPTWNSCFLHVVSPQDPIPNTFVSSYGYLSNSSISQTGYMPVGTFLFCSERDGDSACFEEPRSVVQLMLAMSSELEEEQRQKRNLQNVDYGLILERLKHYNPVRKEYSPLHQSNINPLEAETMIQLAAIGVKRLQGNQGNHMTTSLIANVASWTEDYLTQRRNIFDPTKKLNDIKIDMTYLEWYKKVSIEQGGYYDSYKLWRWKSRDEIKSRHEIMKRKRILTRYWRGIVDEAEQMPQKEGWAFRTRGLYAGTNYRRMVEPLDIAEYYGEGKKDYLTQGRPKHYRLLEQWLNEDKQPGTGNRNSRSKACSLTEDSCFWAHVEEATLCCNALKDGQSSLKDRETSRKRLVEFEQYAMDLINNYSVSVEVFLEQSSFMQWWNGYSELIDLIGGFLCQSPLRDFMKNKRYRNYA
- the LOC113722828 gene encoding senescence-associated carboxylesterase 101-like isoform X3; the encoded protein is MSQSCKFSSGLELANLVVNSELLHRSWDAISDLEKRSCTHVPDLPLSVEYKECEHPGMGTIVAFACPSSVNVQQLERVGTDLVSADEIAGFFSMFDFVRTKVNPSFSVHKAAASLFSSHIHLLSLLKEKHGNSSPLIITGQSMGGSIASLFTLWLLGDIPTKATKRPLCVTFGSPLLVGTFLFCSERDGDSACFEEPRSVVQLMLAMSSELEEEQRQKRNLQNVDYGLILERLKHYNPVRKEYSPLHQSNINPLEAETMIQLAAIGVKRLQQGNQGNHMTTSLIANVASWTEDYLTQRRNIFDPTKKLNDIKIDMTYLEWYKKVSIEQGGYYDSYKLWRWKSRDEIKSRHEIMKRKRILTRYWRGIVDEAEQMPQKEGWAFRTRGLYAGTNYRRMVEPLDIAEYYGEGKKDYLTQGRPKHYRLLEQWLNEDKQPGTGNRNSRSKACSLTEDSCFWAHVEEATLCCNALKDGQSSLKDRETSRKRLVEFEQYAMDLINNYSVSVEVFLEQSSFMQWWNGYSELIDLIGGFLCQSPLRDFMKNKRYRNYA
- the LOC113723115 gene encoding peroxidase 31-like; this encodes MALTAAALPFFVLVSSICIDVSSASQSHYRQIRPPQLTTNYYQKSCPRFEQIIQDTTTNKQISSPTTAAATLRLFFHDALLQGCDASVLISSTPFNKAERDADINLSLPGDGFDVVVRAKTALELACPGVVSCADILAVATRNLVTMAGGPYYPVRLGRRDGLVSKASAVQGNLPLPTMSLTEIIKIFGSRGFSVQEMVALSGAHTIGFSHCKEFSSNIYNYSRALESDPSYNPRFAAALRNACADYKKNPTLSVFNDVMSPNKFDNKYFQNLPEGLGVLSSDRSLHSDERTRPYVELYAKDQDAFFKAFGLAMQKLSEYGVKTGGEGEIRRRCDAFNN